A stretch of DNA from Limnohabitans sp. MORI2:
CGTTGAGCGTGTCTGTGGCCAGCCACGGTGACCGCACCAGCGATTTGGTGCAAGACGTGTCATTGGCCGGCTTGGTTCAATGTGCATTGGACAACTTGCCATTGCCTGAGACCGAAGAACAAGCTCAACAAAATGCACGCGATGCCGCAGTGAACGACATCGCATCTTCCAAATTGGCACAAATTGCCGCGAAATTTAAAACCGAAACCACAGGCTTGACCCATGAGTAATACACGTAGAACAGAAGTCATCGGCATTGCCAGCGGCAAGGGTGGCGTCGGTAAAACCACCACCTCTATCAACTTGGCTGTGGCGCTGACGCAGCTGGGCCACAGCGTCATGCTGTTCGATGCCGACCTCGGCTTGGCCAACGCGCAAATTGCTTTGGGTGCCCGTGCGGAATACAACTTGGGACACTTCTTGGCAGGACAAAAGTCGTTGCAAGAAATTCTCGTGACAACTCGCCAAGGCGTGAAGCTCATCCCCGGCGCTTCGGGTATGCAAGAGTTGGCAGGCCTGAGCGACGTACAAGCGGCCAGCATCGTGCAGTCGTTTGGTGTGTTGTCTGACGACGTAGATTATTTGATCGTTGACGTGGCTGCTGGTATTTCGCCCTCCGTGTTGTCTTTCTTGGCAGCCTGCCAGCGCCGCTTCATCGTGGTCAAAGACGATCCATCGTCTATTGCTGACGCCTATGGCACCATCAAAATCTTGAGCAAAGAGATGGGCTTGGATGAAATCTATCTCTTGCCCAACATGGTCAAGAGCCAGTCAGAAGGCTGGAAACTTTATAAAAAGCTCAACGACGTCTGTGTGCGTTTCTTGGGCGAATCGGTGCACTACCTGACCTCGATCGAAGAAGATGAGATGGTCTTGCGTGCACTCAAAAAATACCAGTCGGTGATGGAACTCGCCCCCGGTACGGCAGCCGCTCGTGACTACATGCGCTTAGCTGAGGCATGCACGCACTTGCGTCCGATTGATCACCCCTCGGGTGGTCTTCAATTTTTCATGGAGCGACTGATGCAAAACAGTTCGTCTGACACATGAGAACACTATCCCCCGTACAAATGTACGAATCTTGCAAGCCTAAAGGCGAAGATTTGGTCATGGCCCATTTGGGCTTGGTCAAACGTGTGGCTTTGCACTTGAAGGCTCGTATTCCTGCATTCATGGAGCTCGATGAGCTGGTTCAAGTGGGCATGATTGGTCTGCTCGAAGCTTCTCGTGCTTTTGATCCCACCAAGGGCATCGAGTTTGAAAACTTCGCACACAGCCGTGTGCGTGGTGCGATGCTGGATGAAGTGCGGCGATTGTCGTTTTTGCCTCGCTCTGCAGTGGCTTTCAACAAAGAGCACAACACCACGGTGCATGCGCTAGCAGCTGAGTTGGGTCGCACGCCGACCCAATCAGAAATTGCCGAGTACATGGGCAAAGATCTTGAAGAGTTTCACAAAGAGCGCGGCAAAGCCAAGCGCTTTGAGACTTATTCGATGGAAGTGGTGACCGAAGAGGTGATGACCATTGCCGATGACAGCTCGCAGCAACCAGAAGTGATTGTGGAAGAGGCCGAATTCATGGACGCGGTGACGGATGCGATTGCGCAGTTGCCTGAACGTGAGCAGCTCGTCATGCAGCTTTACTACGTTGAAGAGTTCAACCTCAAAGAGATTGGCGAGACACTGGGCGTGAGTGAATCGCGCGTGAGTCAAATCTTGTCCTCCGTAGTCAAGAAGTTGCGTGGCACTCTCAAGGTTGACAACGCTGCCGAAACCGAGAAGGTTGAGACAAGGAGACGCGCATGAGTAACTTCATGATGAACATGATCTCGTGGATCTTGCTCCTTTTGGTGATTTTGACGCTGTATTTGATTGACAAAATCAACAACTTGGCCAAGATGTACGAGGCGCCTAAGCCAGATGTGCCCGCTCTGCCAGAGTTGGGGGCTGAAATTCCTGGCGATTTGCTGTTTTCAGGACTCGAGGGCAAAAAGCTATGGGATGCCATGAACGGCAAACAGGTCGAAGGCTTTGATGCCAGCATGATCGATGCTTTACGCCCGCACTACGAGCCTATCTTGCGTGAACACATTGTGGCCACCTTCAAAGATGGGTTGGAGGAAGTGGGCGGAGATGAAAGCAAAGTTCCGAGTTCTACACGAAAGATTCCAACTGTGCGTGGGCACATCGTGTCTTGGTTGCCACCACAGCATTTGGGCAGCGTTTATCGCTCCGCCCTAGAGTTTGCGGGTAGCTATGCCAACAATCCCAACCCTGATGTCTTGGTTCGTTTGAAGCAGACGGTAGACAGCGTGGTGGATATGCTTTACCAACGTGTTGGCATCACCAATGAAGTGCCGTTTTCTGACTTCTTGTTTGAAGAAGCGCCCATCCATGAAGAGGCGTCACACGACGACAGCACTTTGCTGGCACTGACGGATGAGTCAGCTCAAATCAGCACTTTGGGTGAGGGCTTGGTTGAGAACAGCACAGAGCGCGAGATCACGCCAGAGGAGTTGGCTCAAGGGCTCGAGCATGTTCAAGCCTACGAGGACGAGCAGCGGCAAGAAATTGCCGCTGAAACGGTTGAGGCTGTGATGTATTCCGAGCCTGAGGCAGAAGTTTTGGCCGAAGAAGCCCCTGAGCAAGAGGCTGAGCTTGAAGTGAAACCTGCCTGATATGAATGAGGCTCAAGTTTGCTGGCACGCTTCCGATACTGCTTGTGTACGCTAAGAAATACACAGGAGTTATCAAATGCGAGCCAATTCACGAGCCATTCAAAGTTACGGCGATGTCAAAGTCAGCAGTGGTGTTGCCACGGCTAACAATGTGCAATTGATTCAGATGTTGTTTGATGGCTTGTTGGAGAGTTTGTCCACTGCGCGTGGTCATATCCAGCATAAAAATATCAATGAAAAATCCAAAGCCATTGCGCGTGCCAGCCGTATCGTGATTGGTTTGCAAGGCGCCTTGGATTTTGAAAAAGGTGGTGATCTGGCGAACAACCTCAATGAGTTGTACAGCTATGTGACCCGTCGTTTGTTCCACGCCAACGCCCACAATGATTTGGCGGTGTTGGATGAGATTTATGGTTTGATGCGCGAAATTCGCGACGCTTGGGAAGGTATGCCTTCTCTGGTGCCGGCAAGTAACCGCCCAGCCAGCATGATGAACTGATCAAGCTTTTCCGCTTTTTAGCG
This window harbors:
- a CDS encoding MinD/ParA family protein; protein product: MSNTRRTEVIGIASGKGGVGKTTTSINLAVALTQLGHSVMLFDADLGLANAQIALGARAEYNLGHFLAGQKSLQEILVTTRQGVKLIPGASGMQELAGLSDVQAASIVQSFGVLSDDVDYLIVDVAAGISPSVLSFLAACQRRFIVVKDDPSSIADAYGTIKILSKEMGLDEIYLLPNMVKSQSEGWKLYKKLNDVCVRFLGESVHYLTSIEEDEMVLRALKKYQSVMELAPGTAAARDYMRLAEACTHLRPIDHPSGGLQFFMERLMQNSSSDT
- the fliA gene encoding RNA polymerase sigma factor FliA; amino-acid sequence: MRTLSPVQMYESCKPKGEDLVMAHLGLVKRVALHLKARIPAFMELDELVQVGMIGLLEASRAFDPTKGIEFENFAHSRVRGAMLDEVRRLSFLPRSAVAFNKEHNTTVHALAAELGRTPTQSEIAEYMGKDLEEFHKERGKAKRFETYSMEVVTEEVMTIADDSSQQPEVIVEEAEFMDAVTDAIAQLPEREQLVMQLYYVEEFNLKEIGETLGVSESRVSQILSSVVKKLRGTLKVDNAAETEKVETRRRA
- the fliS gene encoding flagellar export chaperone FliS, whose product is MRANSRAIQSYGDVKVSSGVATANNVQLIQMLFDGLLESLSTARGHIQHKNINEKSKAIARASRIVIGLQGALDFEKGGDLANNLNELYSYVTRRLFHANAHNDLAVLDEIYGLMREIRDAWEGMPSLVPASNRPASMMN